One Balaenoptera ricei isolate mBalRic1 chromosome 16, mBalRic1.hap2, whole genome shotgun sequence genomic window carries:
- the BTRC gene encoding F-box/WD repeat-containing protein 1A isoform X4, with amino-acid sequence MDPAEAVLQEKALKFMTYNSCARLCLNQETVCLASTAMKTENCVAKTKLANGTSSMIVPKQRKLSASYEKEKELCVKYFEQWSESDQVEFVEHLISQMCHYQHGHINSYLKPMLQRDFITALPARGLDHIAENILSYLDAKSLCAAELVCKEWYRVTSDGMLWKKLIERMVRTDSLWRGLAERRGWGQYLFKNKPPDGNAPPNSFYRALYPKIIQDIETIESNWRCGRHSLQRIHCRSETSKGVYCLQYDDQKIVSGLRDNTIKIWDKSTLECKRILTGHTGSVLCLQYDERVIITGSSDSTVRVWDVNTGEMLNTLIHHCEAVLHLRFNNGMMVTCSKDRSIAVWDMASPTDITLRRVLVGHRAAVNVVDFDDKYIVSASGDRTIKVWNTSTCEFVRTLNGHKRGIACLQYRDRLVVSGSSDNTIRLWDIECGACLRVLEGHEELVRCIRFDNKRIVSGAYDGKIKVWDLVAALDPRAPAGTLCLRTLVEHSGRVFRLQFDEFQIVSSSHDDTILIWDFLNDPAAQAEPPRSPSRTYTYISR; translated from the exons ACAAAACTTGCCAATGGCACTTCCAGTATGATTGTGCCCAAGCAACGGAAACTCTCGGCAAGCtatgagaaggaaaaggaactgTGTGTCAAATATTTTGAGCAGTGGTCAGAGTCCGATCAAGTGGAATTTGTGGAACATCTTATATCCCAAATGTGTCATTACCAACATGGGCACATAAACTCGTATCTTAAACCTATGTTGCAGAGGGATTTCATAACTGCTCTGCCAG CTCGGGGTTTAGATCACATCGCTGAGAACATTCTGTCATACCTGGATGCCAAATCACTATGTGCTGCTGAACTTGTGTGCAAGGAATGGTACCGAGTGACATCTGATGGCATGTTATGGAAGAAGCTCATCGAGAGAATGGTCAGGACAGATTCTCTGTGGAGAGGCCTGGCAGAACGAAGAGGGTG gGGACAGTATTTATTCAAAAACAAACCTCCTGATGGGAATGCTCCTCCCAACTCTTTTTATAGAGCACTTTATCCTAAAATCATACAAGATATTGAG ACAATAGAATCTAATTGGAGATGTGGAAGACATAGCTTACAGAGAATCCACTGCCGAAGTGAAACAAGCAAAGGAGTTTATTGTTTACAGTATGATGATCAGAAGATAGTAAGCGGCCTTCGAGACAACACAATCAAG ATCTGGGATAAAAGCACATTGGAATGCAAGCGAATTCTCACAGGCCACACAGGTTCTGTCCTGTGTCTCCAGTATGACGAGAGGGTGATCATAACTGGATCATCGGATTCCACAGTCAG GGTGTGGGATGTAAATACAGGTGAAATGCTAAACACATTGATTCACCATTGTGAAGCAGTTCTGCACTTGCGTTTCAATAATGGCATGATGGTGACCTGTTCCAAAGACCGTTCCATTGCGGTGTGGGATATGGCCTCCCCAACTGACATCACCCTCAGGAGGGTGCTTGTTGGACACCGAGCTGCAGTCAATGTCGTAGACTTTGATGACAAGTACATCGTTTCTGCATCTGGGGATAGGACTATAAAG GTATGGAACACAAGTACTTGTGAATTTGTAAGGACCTTAAATGGACACAAACGTGGAATCGCCTGTTTGCAGTACAGAGACAGGCTAGTCGTGAGTGGCTCATCTGACAACACTATCAG attgTGGGACATAGAATGTGGTGCATGCTTACGAGTGTTAGAAGGCCATGAGGAATTGGTGCGCTGTATTCGATTCGATAACAAGAGGATAGTCAGTGGAGCCTATGATGG AAAAATTAAGGTGTGGGATCTTGTAGCTGCTTTGGACCCCCGTGCTCCTGCAGGAACTCTCTGTCTACGGACCCTTGTG GAGCATTCTGGAAGAGTTTTCCGACTCCAGTTTGATGAATTCCAGATTGTCAGTAGTTCACATGATGACACAATTCTCATCTGGGACTTCCTAAATGATCCAGCTGCCCAAGCTGAACCCCCCCGCTCCCCTTCTCGAACATACACCTATATCTCCAGATAA